The genomic stretch TTGTCGAATGCATAGGTTCTTTGCCTTTTAGCTAAATCTTCCCCGAGCTCCTTATTAAATTTCAGAAGTGTGGTGTAGGAAGTTCTGATGTAGGCCGAGAGTTGATCGACTCCACTGCTATCCCAGATTCCACTGCTATCCCACCTGCAAGCAAAGCAAAATTTCCTATATCAATGCACCTCACTGCTAAGAAGCAACGTCAAGCTAGAGAAGATTGTTTGGATAATCACCCTTTTATTATTTACTAGCTCTTAGTAAGACAGCTTTTTAGTGCATTACTCAATTATTTTGGCTGGTATATGTAGTTTTTTTCGAAGATGATATTCTCGGCAGCATGCTTGCTTCACTTGTGTGAGATGACTAACATAAAAGCCTACCTCTCCACAGAGTCTGTAAGAATTTGAAGTTCATCAAGAGTGCCATAAGCATCATAGATGTCATCAATCATTGTAATAACGGCTCCTGCTTTTGCAAAAGTCATTCGAGCAAGAGAGTACTGAGGTTCATACAAGGCTCCAACAGCCCAGAAGTAGCATTCCACAAATCTGCTCCTTGCATATGGAAATTTCGATACACTCTCCAATTCCTTTCCCCACCTATACATTGTTAccatttgttaaaaaaaaaaaaaaaaggttgcaCAATCATTCGTGAAGCATGGTCATATATGAAGGAATTTCATGTAATACTTCAGATAAAATTGCAAACGAGTGGCAGTTACATTGGCTAACTTTTAGTTTAAAACTCTAATAATTTGTAAGGCTCCGTTCAACATAGAAAGGGAGTagtaatataatatttttatgattGCAACCTGGCctatgaaagaaaaatttttttttggcaatttaAAATGCTACAGATATCATAGAATCCTACTAAGCTTCAAGTGAACCTAAAGCTGCATGTAAGCATAGTACTGTAAACTATAAATCTCTGCAGTTTAGTGTTGATAAACAAATCTTAGATCTGCCCATTGGAGAGCTAGTGTCTCGGTGCACCTTGTTATCTCACAAAGGTCTTCTTTATATGACATCTGCAACAAGTGGTAATCCAACTTGGCTAGCCTCAGCAATACTTTATTGTGAGATTCATCTTCCTCATAGATGGAGATGTAACGCCAGGCCTCGTATCTAGGGATGCCCTTATGCAACGGCTGCTCAAGGGCATATTTCACTTGTTTTGCAGGAGTAGAATCCAAATGGGGTCCTCCAGACGTCAGATGAGTGGTTGTGAAAGCAAGAGCTTCTTCTAAAATTTCGTCTCCATGTGTTCTAACATGACTAGCTTCATATAGACTCAACAAACCCCTTGTGTCATAGCATAAGGATTCCTTGAACTTACCCTCAGCATCAGTGAATTGGTCAAAGATGCCTGTTTGGAAATTATTTGGAAATATGTTAGAAAAATTAGGTGTTAAGGTTTACTAATAGGTGAGTCCACACTAAAAATTAGCAAATCTAATATGAAAGTTGCGTACCACAAGAGACATTGAAACCATGCTGTCTAAAAAGTCGGAATTGAAGCGCTGCACTAGATAAATCATAAGCTGAATACTCCCCAAAGTTGGTATACACATTAAAGAATTCTTGTAGTTGGTTTTCAATCTCGATATCAAAGTGATGCGGGACACCAAGTCGTTCTATTTTGTCTATAAAGTCGAATCTCTCCATCATGGTCTTTCCGGTTGCCAAAAGCGTGCTATTCACTTCTGCCTTCAACATTTCAATCTCTCTTTCATACATTTCATGTTCCTGAAAGCATCagaaaaatatttctttagtCATATTGTCAAATTGATCGTTTTGATATTGCTGGGAAATGGAACAATTAGAAACTAAACAGGAGAAACAATGCCCTGAAATCTAAGGAAATGCAACAGTGTTacgggtaaaaaaaaaaattaggggaTGAATCCTATATGAAGTCGGGGTAAGAACAACCAAGTATGACTAAGAAACAGCAAACCAAATATGATAAATCAAACCTCTAGTTCTACGAAAAATAGTAACTAATCTTTTTGTATTTTCCCCCCTCTTGATAGGAGGCTATAGAATTAATCAAGGGATAGCAATCATGCCAGAATTGATAGCGGATATTACTAAAGATCGTGAACTTGTGGGAGCGGATAAGAATATGGTTCCAACTTATAAAAGgaataaatattatataagcAAAAACATGAGGTTATAGGAGATGAAGGTAAGTATAACCTCCTTATCGGGAGTAAACGGAGCGATACGATCAGACCAAATGTTTTCCGGAAAGGCTGCTAACGGGCGGACGGTCTCTTGTAGGCTGTTTGAGTGGAAAGAAGCTTGAGTTGACGCCATATTCTTGGGGAAAATTAGGGTAGGACTACGATCAATTAAGTGTTGTATGCTGTGACTACTCTGATGATTAGCCAAGGAATTAGAGTACGTATTTATAGATCCAACCACCCAAGCAGTCGCTAGGAGCCAAGTAGAAAATTTTGCTCACATCatatattttcttctaaaaaggAATGCTTGACGATAAAAGTANNNNNNNNNNNNNNNNNNNNNNNNNNNNNNNNNNNNNNNNNNNNNNNNNNNNNNNNNNNNNNNNNNNNNNNNNNNNNNNNNNNNNNNNNNNNNNNNNNNNNNNNNNNNNNNNNNNNNNNNNNNNNNNNNNNNNNNNNNNNNNNNNNNNNNNNNNNNNNNNNNNNNNNNNNNNNNNNNNNNNNNNNNNNNNNNNNNNNNNNNNNNNNNNNNNNNNNNNNNNNNNNNNNNNNNNNNNNNNNNNNNNNNNNNNNNNNNNNNNNNNNNNNNNNNNNNNNNNNNNNNNNNNNNNNNNNNNNNNNNNNNNNNNNNNNNNNNNNNNNNNNNNNNNNNNNNNNNNNNNNNNNNNNNNNNNNNNNNNNNNNNNNNNNNNNNNNNNNNNNNNNNNNNNNNNNNNNNNNNNNNNNNNNNNNNNNNNNNNNNNNNNNNNNNNNNNNNNNNNNNNNNNNNNNNNNNNNNNNNNNNNNNNNNNNNNNNNNNNNNNNNNNNNNNNNNNNNNNNNNNNNNNNNNNNNNNNNNNNNNNNNNNNNNNNNNNNNNNNNNNNNNNNNNNNNNNNNNNNNNNNNNNNNNNNNNNNNNNNNNNNNNNNNNNNNNNNNNNNNNNNNNNNNNNNNNNNNNNNNNNNNNNNNNNNNNNNNNNNNNNNNNNNNNNNNNNNNNNNNNNNNNNNNNNNNNNNNNNNNNNNNNNNNNNNNNNNNNNNNNNNNNNNNNNNNNNNNNNNNNNNNNNNNNNNNNNNNNNNNNNNNNNNNNNNNNNNNNNNNNNNNNNNNNNNNNNNNNNNNNNNNNNNNNNNNNNNNNNNNNNNNNNNNNNNNNNNNNNNNNNNNNNNNNNNNNNNNNNNNNNNNNNNNNNNNNNNNNNNNNNNNNNNNNNNNNNNNNNNNNNNNNNNNNNNNNNNNNNNNNNNNNNNNNNNNNNNNNNNNNNNNNNNNNNNNNNNNNNNNNNNNNNNNNNNNNNNNNNNNNNNNNNNNNNNNNNNNNNNNNNNNNNNNNNNNNNNNNNNNNNNNNNNNNNNNNNNNNNNNNNNNNNNNNNNNNNNNNNNNNNNNNNNNNNNNNNNNNNNNNNNNNNNNNNNNNNNNNNNNNNNNNNNNNNNNNNNNNNNNNNNNNNNNNNNNNNNNNNNNNNNNNNNNNNNNNNNNNNNNNNNNNNNNNNNNNNNNNNNNNNNNNNNNNNNNNNNNNNNNNNNNNNNNNNNNNNNNNNNNNNNNNNNNNNNNNNNNNNNNNNNNNNNNNNNNNNNNNNNNNNNNNNNNNNNNNNNNNNNNNNNNNNNNNNNNNNNNNNNNNNNNNNNNNNNNNNNNNNNNNNNNNNNNNNNNNNNNNNNNNNNNNNNNNNNNNNNNNNNNNNNNNNNNNNNNNNNNNNNNNNNNNNNNNNNNNNNNNNNNNNNNNNNNNNNNNNNNNNNNNNNNNNNNNNNNNNNNNNNNNNNNNNNNNNNNNNNNNNNNNNNNNNNNNNNNNNNNNNNNNNNNNNNNNNNNNNNNNNNNNNNNNNNNNNNNNNNNNNNNNNNNNNNNNNNNNNNNNNNNNNNNNNNNNNNNNNNNNNNNNNNNNNNNNNNNNNNNNNNNNNNNNNNNNNNNNNNNNNNNNNNNNNNNNNNNNNNNNNNNNNNNNNNNNNNNNNNNNNNNNNNNNNNNNNNNNNNNNNNNNNNNNNNNNNNNNNNNNNNNNNNNNNNNNNNNNNNNNNNNNNNNNNNNNNNNNNNNNNNNNNNNNNNNNNNNNNNNNNNNNNNNNNNNNNNNNNNNNNNNNNNNNNNNNNNNNNNNNNNNNNNNNNNNNNNNNNNNNNNNNNNNNNNNNNNNNNNNNNNNNNNNNNNNNNNNNNNNNNNNNNNNNNNNNNNNNNNNNNNNNNNNNNNNNNNNNNNNNNNNNNNNNNNNNNNNNNNNNNNNNNNNNNNNNNNNNNNNNNNNNNNNNNNNNNNNNNNNNNNNNNNNNNNNNNNNNNNNNNNNNNNNNNNNNNNNNNNNNNNNNNNNNNNNNNNNNNNNNNNNNNNNNNNNNNNNNNNNNNNNNNNNNNNNNNNNNNNNNNNNNNNNNNNNNNNNNNNNNNNNNNNNNNNNNNNNNNNNNNNNNNNNNNNNNNNNNNNNNNNNNNNNNNNNNNNNNNNNNNNNNNNNNNNNNNNNNNNNNNNNNNNNNNNNNNNNNNNNNNNNNNNNNNNNNNNNNNNNNNNNNNNNNNNNNNNNNNNNNNNNNNNNNNNNNNNNNNNNNNNNNNNNNNNNNNNNNNNNNNNNNNNNNNNNNNNNNNNNNNNNNNNNNNNNNNNNNNNNNNNNNNNNNNNNNNNNNNNNNNNNNNNNNNNNNNNNNNNNNNNNNNNNNNNNNNNNNNNNNNNNNNNNNNNNNNNNNNNNNNNNNNNNNNNNNNNNNNNNNNNNNNNNNNNNNNNNNNNNNNNNNNNNNNNNNNNNNNNNNNNNNNNNNNNNNNNNNNNNNNNNNNNNNNNNNNNNNNNNNNNNNNNNNNNNNNNNNNNNNNNNNNNNNNNNN from Coffea eugenioides isolate CCC68of chromosome 8, Ceug_1.0, whole genome shotgun sequence encodes the following:
- the LOC113780572 gene encoding viridiflorene synthase-like, with the protein product MASTQASFHSNSLQETVRPLAAFPENIWSDRIAPFTPDKEEHEMYEREIEMLKAEVNSTLLATGKTMMERFDFIDKIERLGVPHHFDIEIENQLQEFFNVYTNFGEYSAYDLSSAALQFRLFRQHGFNVSCGIFDQFTDAEGKFKESLCYDTRGLLSLYEASHVRTHGDEILEEALAFTTTHLTSGGPHLDSTPAKQVKYALEQPLHKGIPRYEAWRYISIYEEDESHNKVLLRLAKLDYHLLQMSYKEDLCEITRWGKELESVSKFPYARSRFVECYFWAVGALYEPQYSLARMTFAKAGAVITMIDDIYDAYGTLDELQILTDSVER